In the Trichocoleus sp. FACHB-46 genome, one interval contains:
- a CDS encoding ADP-ribosylglycohydrolase family protein — protein sequence MLLELAIGDAYGAGFEYVSKRVLERNDLSGYLQHPRYSTRPGQYTDDTQMSIAIAEAIVADDRWTPLHLAHRFVEVFHRDPREGYASRFYAFLQQTQTGEEFLANIQPNSDKSGAAMRAGPVGIFATVEEVLERASIQTQVTHNTPAGISAAQASALMTHYFLYDLGVKSALGKFLDSHVPGYQWNEPWQGEVGAQGWMSVRAAVTAVLRHTSLSAILQDCVRFGGDVDTVATIALAAGSCSQEVIQDLPQHLVDGLENETYGRDYLCDLDVKLLDKVQR from the coding sequence ATGTTATTGGAGTTAGCGATTGGGGATGCATACGGCGCTGGATTTGAATATGTCTCAAAACGAGTTCTGGAACGTAATGATTTATCAGGCTACCTCCAACACCCCCGATACAGCACACGCCCTGGCCAATATACTGACGATACTCAAATGAGTATAGCGATCGCAGAAGCGATTGTGGCAGACGATCGTTGGACACCTCTACACCTTGCTCATCGTTTTGTTGAAGTCTTTCATCGTGACCCTCGTGAAGGCTATGCTTCGCGCTTTTATGCATTTCTACAGCAGACTCAAACTGGCGAAGAGTTCCTGGCTAACATCCAACCCAACAGTGACAAAAGTGGGGCGGCGATGAGAGCAGGTCCAGTTGGTATTTTTGCAACGGTGGAAGAGGTGTTAGAACGAGCCTCGATTCAAACGCAGGTGACTCATAATACCCCTGCTGGCATCAGTGCAGCCCAAGCCTCAGCTTTGATGACGCATTACTTTCTGTATGACTTGGGCGTTAAGTCAGCATTAGGGAAGTTTCTTGATAGCCACGTTCCTGGGTATCAGTGGAATGAGCCGTGGCAAGGCGAAGTGGGTGCTCAAGGATGGATGAGTGTCAGAGCAGCAGTGACAGCAGTGCTTCGTCACACAAGCCTTAGTGCCATTTTGCAAGATTGTGTTCGTTTTGGAGGCGATGTTGACACGGTGGCAACGATCGCGTTGGCGGCTGGGAGTTGCAGCCAGGAGGTCATCCAAGATTTACCGCAGCATTTAGTGGATGGGTTGGAGAACGAGACATACGGACGGGATTATCTTTGTGATCTCGATGTTAAGCTGCTAGACAAAGTTCAGCGGTGA